One segment of Nostoc flagelliforme CCNUN1 DNA contains the following:
- the urtE gene encoding urea ABC transporter ATP-binding subunit UrtE, protein MLKISNLNVYYGESHILRNVDLSVPSGQMVCLIGRNGVGKSTLLKTIMGLLKPRSGTINLGGELINSKSPDQRAKLGIGYVPQGREIIPRLTVKENLLLGLEARRKSVKKAEIPEEVFSLFPVLKTMLSRMGGDLSGGQQQQLAIARALMGEPQLLVLDEPTEGIQPSIILEIEAAVRRIVETTGISVLLVEQHLHFVRQADYYYAMQKGGIVASGSTAELSQDVIQRFLAV, encoded by the coding sequence ATGCTAAAAATTTCTAACCTCAACGTTTACTACGGTGAAAGCCATATTCTCCGCAATGTAGATTTAAGCGTACCATCTGGGCAAATGGTATGCCTAATTGGACGCAATGGCGTAGGGAAATCGACATTACTAAAAACAATTATGGGTTTACTCAAACCCCGTAGCGGTACAATTAACTTAGGTGGAGAATTAATCAACTCGAAATCTCCTGACCAAAGGGCAAAGTTAGGAATTGGTTATGTCCCTCAAGGACGAGAAATTATCCCCCGTTTAACAGTCAAAGAAAATCTGCTGCTGGGGTTGGAAGCTAGACGCAAATCAGTAAAAAAAGCAGAAATTCCAGAGGAAGTTTTTAGCTTATTTCCGGTGTTAAAAACCATGCTTTCGCGGATGGGTGGTGATTTGAGTGGGGGACAGCAGCAACAATTAGCGATCGCACGTGCTTTAATGGGAGAGCCTCAATTACTCGTCTTAGATGAACCCACCGAAGGTATTCAACCCTCAATCATCCTAGAAATTGAAGCCGCAGTCCGTCGCATCGTCGAAACCACAGGCATTTCAGTTTTATTGGTAGAGCAACATTTACACTTTGTTCGTCAAGCTGATTACTATTACGCTATGCAAAAAGGTGGTATTGTCGCCTCCGGTTCCACAGCCGAACTCAGCCAAGATGTGATTCAACGCTTTCTAGCTGTTTAA
- the alaS gene encoding alanine--tRNA ligase — protein sequence MSSNPQYLSGNEIRNIFLDFFAQRNHQILPSASLVPEDPTVLLTIAGMLPFKPIFLGQRTPEFKRATTSQKCIRTNDIENVGRTKRHQTFFEMLGNFSFGDYFKEQAIAWGWEISTQVFGISPQNLVVSVFKDDDEAFGIWRDQIGVPIARIKRLGEDDNFWVSGPTGPCGPCSEIYYDFHPERGDENIDLEDDSRFIEFYNLVFMQYNRDASGNLTPLQNKNIDTGMGLERIAQILQKVPNNYETDLIFPIIQTAAEIAGIEYHKSDEKTKVSLKVIGDHVRSVVHMIADEIRASNVGRGYVLRRLIRRVVRHGRLIGISGEFTTQVAETAIALSESAYPNVRQREAAIKAELQREESNFLRTLDRGEKLLEEIIQEVKQRGETQISGESAFTLYDTYGFPLELTQEVAEENNLTVDEAGFDAEMQKQVERAKAAHETIDLTVQGSLDKLAEHIQVTEFIGYTQSAATAKVEAILVEGVSQEEAEVGTEVQIVLDKTPFYGESGGQIGDRGYISGDGIVVRVEDVKKESDFFVHFGRIERGTLRVGDHVTAQIDPACRRRAQANHTATHLLQAALKKIVDDSISQAGSLVSFDRLRFDFNCPRALTAEEVQQIEEQVNTWIAEAHAAKVEVLPLAEAKARGAVAMFGEKYGDEVRVIDFPNVSMELCGGTHVSNTAEIGVFKIISEAGVASGVRRIEAVSGPAILDYLNLRDKVVKDLSDRFKVKPEELPDRITSLQSELRTSQKELETLKVQLAIAKSDSLLQTAQTVGDSKIIVAQLEDVDPESLKTAAERLLQKIGNGAVVLGSVPEQGKVSIVAAFSSEVNKKGLQAGKFVGAIAKICGGGGGGRPNLAQAGGRDASKLPEALEKAESELKSALG from the coding sequence ATGTCTTCAAATCCTCAGTACTTAAGCGGTAACGAAATTCGCAACATATTTCTCGACTTCTTTGCCCAACGGAATCACCAAATTCTCCCAAGTGCCTCCCTCGTGCCAGAAGATCCAACCGTGCTGCTGACGATCGCGGGGATGCTACCATTTAAGCCGATATTCTTGGGGCAGCGTACACCAGAATTTAAGCGGGCTACGACTTCGCAAAAGTGTATCCGTACCAACGATATCGAAAATGTTGGACGCACCAAACGGCATCAGACGTTTTTTGAGATGCTGGGCAATTTTAGCTTTGGTGATTATTTTAAAGAACAAGCGATCGCTTGGGGTTGGGAAATCTCCACACAAGTCTTTGGCATTTCCCCGCAAAATCTCGTCGTCAGCGTTTTTAAAGATGATGATGAAGCCTTTGGAATTTGGCGCGATCAAATCGGTGTGCCGATAGCGAGAATTAAACGCTTGGGCGAAGACGATAACTTTTGGGTATCTGGGCCGACTGGGCCTTGTGGCCCTTGTTCAGAAATTTATTACGATTTCCACCCAGAACGCGGTGACGAAAATATAGATTTAGAAGACGATTCCCGGTTCATTGAGTTTTACAATCTCGTGTTCATGCAATATAACCGGGATGCGTCAGGCAATTTAACGCCACTGCAAAACAAGAACATCGACACCGGTATGGGTTTGGAGAGAATAGCGCAAATCCTCCAAAAAGTACCCAATAACTACGAAACTGACCTGATTTTTCCAATTATTCAAACAGCAGCCGAAATTGCTGGCATTGAATACCACAAAAGTGATGAGAAAACCAAAGTTTCTTTAAAAGTTATTGGTGATCACGTTCGTTCTGTTGTCCACATGATCGCTGATGAAATTCGCGCTTCCAACGTGGGACGGGGTTATGTGCTGCGGCGGTTAATTCGGCGCGTGGTGCGTCATGGGCGATTAATTGGGATTTCTGGCGAATTTACTACCCAAGTTGCCGAAACTGCGATCGCTCTTTCTGAATCAGCTTACCCCAATGTGCGCCAACGGGAAGCAGCAATTAAAGCTGAACTGCAACGGGAAGAATCGAATTTTCTCAGAACTCTGGATAGAGGCGAAAAACTGCTAGAAGAAATTATCCAAGAGGTGAAACAGCGAGGGGAAACTCAAATTAGTGGTGAAAGCGCATTTACTCTTTATGACACCTACGGATTTCCCCTAGAACTTACTCAAGAGGTTGCCGAAGAAAATAATCTCACAGTTGATGAAGCGGGATTCGATGCGGAAATGCAAAAGCAGGTGGAACGTGCCAAAGCAGCACACGAAACCATCGATTTAACTGTGCAAGGTTCCCTCGATAAATTAGCAGAACACATTCAAGTCACTGAGTTTATAGGCTATACCCAATCGGCGGCAACGGCAAAAGTCGAAGCGATTTTGGTAGAAGGTGTTTCTCAAGAGGAAGCAGAAGTGGGGACAGAGGTGCAAATTGTCCTTGACAAAACGCCATTTTATGGCGAATCTGGGGGACAAATCGGCGATCGCGGTTATATTTCTGGTGATGGTATTGTAGTTCGGGTGGAAGATGTGAAGAAAGAATCTGATTTCTTTGTTCACTTCGGACGCATCGAACGCGGTACACTGCGCGTAGGCGATCATGTTACAGCCCAAATTGATCCGGCTTGTCGCCGTCGCGCTCAAGCTAACCATACCGCAACGCACCTGTTACAAGCAGCTTTGAAAAAAATTGTTGATGATAGCATATCTCAAGCTGGTTCCCTAGTGTCCTTTGATAGGTTGCGCTTTGACTTCAACTGTCCCCGTGCGTTGACAGCAGAGGAAGTGCAACAAATTGAAGAACAGGTGAACACTTGGATTGCTGAAGCACATGCTGCAAAAGTGGAAGTATTACCTTTAGCAGAGGCAAAAGCTAGGGGTGCTGTTGCCATGTTTGGCGAAAAATACGGCGACGAAGTGCGCGTGATTGACTTCCCCAACGTATCAATGGAATTATGCGGTGGAACTCATGTGAGTAACACGGCTGAAATTGGCGTATTTAAAATTATTTCTGAAGCTGGTGTGGCTTCAGGAGTGCGGCGTATTGAAGCTGTTTCGGGGCCAGCAATACTAGATTATCTCAACCTTCGGGATAAAGTAGTTAAAGATTTGAGCGATCGCTTTAAAGTTAAACCCGAAGAATTACCAGACAGAATCACAAGTCTGCAAAGCGAACTGAGAACCAGTCAGAAGGAATTGGAAACCTTAAAGGTACAGTTAGCGATCGCAAAATCTGACAGCTTGCTGCAAACAGCCCAAACTGTAGGCGATTCTAAAATTATTGTCGCCCAATTAGAAGATGTTGATCCAGAATCATTGAAAACCGCAGCCGAACGCTTACTGCAAAAAATCGGTAACGGTGCAGTGGTGCTGGGTTCCGTTCCTGAACAGGGGAAAGTTAGTATAGTTGCGGCTTTTAGTTCTGAAGTGAACAAAAAAGGTTTGCAAGCTGGGAAATTTGTAGGTGCGATCGCTAAAATCTGCGGTGGCGGTGGCGGTGGAAGACCGAACTTAGCCCAAGCCGGCGGACGGGATGCGAGTAAATTACCAGAAGCGTTGGAAAAAGCCGAAAGTGAGTTAAAGTCCGCCTTGGGTTAA
- a CDS encoding ATP-dependent Zn protease: MSQTSLNLVAISIFLMTLSVLLGPFLNLSPAVPAIATFAILGIATFDSFSLQGKGGTIFLDWIAGFSSEHRDRIVHHEAGHFLVAYLLGIPVTGYTLSAWEAWKQGQPGQGGVSFDDGELASQLEVGKITAQMLDRYCTVWMAGIAAETLVFNNAEGGGDDKNKLIGVLTMLGFSESVYQQKLRFHTLQAKTLLQENWSSYEALVNAMRQRTSVQDCHAELGVRS, encoded by the coding sequence ATGAGCCAGACTAGCCTAAATTTAGTTGCAATATCTATCTTTCTGATGACTCTATCGGTACTGCTGGGGCCATTCTTGAATTTATCACCAGCAGTACCGGCGATCGCTACCTTCGCTATTTTGGGAATAGCCACTTTTGACAGTTTTAGCTTGCAAGGCAAGGGTGGTACTATCTTTTTAGATTGGATTGCTGGTTTTTCAAGTGAACACCGCGATCGCATCGTCCACCACGAAGCAGGGCATTTCTTGGTTGCTTACCTATTAGGTATTCCCGTTACCGGCTACACCCTCAGCGCTTGGGAAGCCTGGAAACAGGGGCAACCTGGGCAAGGTGGCGTTAGCTTTGATGACGGCGAATTAGCATCTCAACTAGAAGTGGGTAAAATCACTGCCCAAATGCTAGACCGCTACTGCACTGTTTGGATGGCGGGTATTGCTGCTGAAACCCTAGTTTTTAATAATGCTGAGGGGGGAGGCGATGATAAAAATAAGCTGATAGGAGTCTTGACAATGTTGGGATTTTCTGAATCAGTTTATCAGCAGAAACTGCGGTTTCATACCCTCCAGGCAAAAACCCTACTGCAAGAAAATTGGTCTAGCTACGAGGCTTTAGTTAATGCCATGCGACAACGCACTTCGGTACAAGATTGTCATGCGGAGTTAGGAGTTAGGAGTTAG
- a CDS encoding hypervirulence associated TUDOR domain-containing protein, protein MAEQFKKGDRVEWNTSQGKTTGKVVKKLTSPTDIKEHHIAASEDNPEYLVESDKTGKQAAHKPDALKKVEE, encoded by the coding sequence GTGGCAGAACAATTCAAAAAGGGCGATCGGGTTGAATGGAACACTTCACAAGGCAAGACAACTGGCAAAGTAGTAAAGAAACTCACTTCACCTACAGATATTAAAGAACACCATATCGCTGCAAGTGAAGATAACCCTGAATACTTAGTTGAAAGTGATAAGACAGGAAAACAAGCTGCTCACAAGCCTGATGCTCTGAAGAAAGTAGAGGAGTAA
- a CDS encoding calcium-binding protein produces MAIITGTSGNNVLNGTLNNDVIDALNGDDNLNGGDGNDILIGGLGKDILTGGAGADIFRYNSALEGGDIINDLNASQGDKIQVSASGFGGELQVGQLQASQFRLGSAFTNTNQRFRFDINSSILFFDRDGSGSQFGSVEIARINGVNGPLTTEVIA; encoded by the coding sequence ATGGCTATTATCACTGGAACCTCTGGAAACAATGTTCTTAACGGTACACTCAACAACGATGTAATCGATGCCCTGAATGGAGATGACAACCTTAATGGTGGAGATGGTAATGATATTCTGATTGGCGGATTGGGTAAAGATATCTTAACTGGTGGAGCAGGAGCTGATATCTTCCGTTACAACAGTGCTTTAGAGGGTGGCGATATTATCAACGACTTAAATGCATCTCAAGGTGATAAAATCCAAGTCTCCGCATCTGGATTCGGAGGTGAACTCCAAGTAGGGCAATTACAAGCTTCTCAATTCAGGCTCGGTAGTGCTTTCACCAATACCAACCAACGCTTTAGATTTGACATCAATAGCTCGATTCTATTCTTCGACAGAGATGGTAGCGGTTCGCAATTTGGCTCCGTTGAAATTGCTAGAATAAACGGCGTTAACGGTCCTCTAACTACCGAAGTAATTGCCTAA
- a CDS encoding CheR family methyltransferase — protein sequence MTQIMGVSTTDFEYLRELVHHHSAVVLFGDKSYLAELHLQPIIESAGFASIPDLVTYLRTHPFDSLHAQTIEALVTNETSFFRDSHPFEALKKYVLPELIKQRESERSLNIWCAACSNGQEPYSIAILIHEHFPMLPNWSVNLIATDFSTKVLARAREGHYNQLEINRGLTKNIRDRYFQKLETDWQIKEQIRQMVDFRQLNLLQSWSSLPQFDVIFLRNVLIYFDVVTKKALLKKIKQQLRPDGYLFLGSGETTISLDESFKRVLFDKAICYRLHNPEVKIAD from the coding sequence ATGACACAGATTATGGGTGTAAGTACCACTGATTTTGAGTATCTTCGGGAGTTAGTTCACCATCATTCAGCCGTTGTGTTGTTTGGTGATAAAAGCTATTTAGCAGAGTTACATTTGCAGCCAATTATCGAATCGGCAGGATTCGCTTCCATTCCTGATTTGGTTACTTACTTGCGAACTCACCCGTTTGATAGTCTTCACGCCCAGACAATCGAGGCGCTAGTCACTAACGAAACCTCATTCTTCCGTGATAGCCACCCTTTTGAAGCGCTGAAAAAATACGTGCTACCAGAGCTAATTAAACAACGAGAAAGTGAGCGATCGCTCAACATTTGGTGTGCTGCCTGCTCTAATGGACAAGAACCTTATAGCATCGCCATACTAATTCATGAGCATTTTCCCATGCTTCCCAATTGGTCTGTAAATTTAATTGCTACTGATTTTTCTACTAAGGTTTTAGCGCGGGCCCGCGAGGGGCATTATAACCAACTTGAAATTAATCGTGGACTCACTAAAAATATTCGCGATCGCTACTTTCAAAAGCTAGAAACTGACTGGCAAATAAAAGAACAAATCCGCCAAATGGTTGATTTTCGTCAGTTAAATCTTTTGCAATCTTGGTCATCTCTGCCGCAATTCGACGTTATCTTTTTACGGAATGTTTTAATTTACTTTGATGTTGTTACCAAGAAAGCCTTGCTAAAAAAGATCAAGCAGCAATTAAGGCCAGATGGCTACTTGTTTCTGGGTAGTGGTGAAACGACTATCAGCCTAGATGAATCATTCAAGCGGGTTTTATTTGACAAGGCTATCTGCTATCGATTGCACAATCCTGAAGTTAAAATTGCCGATTGA
- a CDS encoding protein-glutamate methylesterase/protein-glutamine glutaminase yields the protein MPKIRVLIVDDAVVVRSRVSKILSSDPELEVVGVAANGRIALAKISHVNPDVIILDIEMPEMDGLQTLAAIRQIYPRLPVIMYSTFTHSGAIATLEALSLGASDYATKPSNLGSVEAATQHIRDDLIPKIKVFGTFFTPSKITHPVIFPVRSDIQQVKVVAIGVSTGGPNALAVLLKEFPADLSVPILIVQHMPPMFTKLLAKQLASKCQIPVDEAVSGQILKPGHAWLAPGDFHLIVQRDKTGVRLVTHQASPENSCRPSVDVLLRSVAQVYGAGAIAVILTGMGQDGLHGCQCIREAGGQVLAQDKATSVVWGMPSFVVNAGLANKILPLNQIADEIMHRIRLNQVPPSDL from the coding sequence ATGCCCAAAATCCGGGTACTAATTGTTGATGACGCCGTAGTAGTACGGAGTCGAGTAAGTAAAATTTTGTCTAGCGATCCAGAATTGGAGGTGGTAGGAGTCGCGGCTAACGGTCGCATTGCCCTTGCCAAGATTTCCCATGTTAATCCCGATGTGATCATCTTGGATATTGAGATGCCGGAAATGGATGGTTTGCAAACCCTGGCCGCTATCCGACAAATATATCCACGCTTACCAGTGATTATGTATAGTACCTTCACACACAGTGGAGCGATCGCAACCCTAGAAGCTCTTTCTTTAGGTGCTTCAGACTATGCCACAAAACCTAGTAACTTAGGAAGTGTAGAAGCAGCAACCCAACATATTCGGGATGATTTAATTCCTAAAATTAAGGTATTTGGTACATTTTTCACACCCAGCAAAATTACCCATCCAGTTATTTTTCCTGTTCGTAGCGACATACAGCAGGTGAAAGTTGTGGCAATTGGGGTTTCTACCGGAGGCCCAAATGCTCTGGCTGTCCTGCTTAAGGAGTTTCCAGCAGATTTATCAGTACCAATTTTGATTGTGCAACACATGCCGCCAATGTTTACGAAACTACTAGCTAAACAATTAGCTTCCAAGTGTCAAATTCCAGTAGATGAAGCGGTTTCTGGACAGATACTAAAACCGGGACATGCCTGGCTTGCACCAGGAGATTTTCATCTAATCGTGCAACGCGACAAAACTGGAGTTCGACTTGTTACCCATCAAGCATCCCCCGAAAATTCTTGTCGTCCTTCAGTCGATGTGCTGTTGCGATCGGTTGCACAGGTTTATGGGGCTGGGGCGATCGCTGTTATCCTCACAGGTATGGGGCAAGATGGGTTGCATGGGTGTCAGTGCATACGTGAGGCGGGTGGACAGGTACTTGCACAAGATAAAGCTACTAGCGTCGTGTGGGGAATGCCTAGTTTTGTCGTTAATGCCGGACTTGCCAATAAAATTCTTCCACTTAACCAAATCGCAGATGAAATTATGCACAGAATTCGTTTAAATCAAGTTCCTCCTTCAGACCTGTAA